The Dyadobacter sandarakinus DNA window TTTTACCTGCCCATGACTACATTAGATTCTTACGATTTCTCAGGCAAAAAAGCCCTGGTACGCGTTGACTTTAACGTTCCACTGAACGACAAATTTGAGATCACGGACGATACACGTATCCGTGCTACAATTCCCACAATCAGTAAGATTCTTAACGATGGAGGCGCCGTCATCATGATGTCGCACCTGGGAAGGCCGAAAGACGGACCTACCGAAAAATTTTCCCTGAAACACCTTGTCAACCCGCTTTCGCTCATTCTGGGCAAAACGGTGAAGTTTGCCGACGACTGCATCGGCGAGAGCGCTACGGAGCAAGCTGCTTCCCTGCAGCCGGGCGAAGTATTGCTGCTTGAAAACCTGCGTTTTTACAAAGAAGAAGAAAAAGGAAATGAGGAATTTGCCGGAAAGCTCGCGAAGCTGGGTGATGTTTGGGTGATGGACGCATTTGGTACCGCTCACCGGGCACACGCATCTACGGCGGTTATCGGTAAGTTTTTCAAGGATAAGGTTTGCGGGTATGTGATGCAGGCTGAGCTTGATAATGCTGAAAGGCTGCTCGACCATTCGGAAAGGCCTTTTACCGCGATCATGGGCGGTGCCAAAATCTCCGACAAAATCCTGATTATAGAAAGACTGCTTGATAAAGTTGATAACCTGATCATCGGCGGCGGAATGTCCTATACATTCTCCAAAGCACAAGGCGGAAGCATCGGAAAGTCGCTGCTGGAAGCAGATAAGCAGGATCTTACGCTCGAACTGGTTCAGAAGGCAAAAGAAAGGGGTGTCAACCTGATCTTGCCTGTGGATACCGTGGTAGCCAATGATTTTTCAAACGATGCTGAACGCAAGGTAGTAGCAGCCGGCCAGATTCCCGATGATTGGGAAGGACTCGATATTGGTCCGGAGACTGTGAAGATATTTGCTGAGATCATCAAAAATTCAAAAACAGTACTCTGGAACGGTCCGATGGGCGTGTTCGAAT harbors:
- a CDS encoding phosphoglycerate kinase, with product MTTLDSYDFSGKKALVRVDFNVPLNDKFEITDDTRIRATIPTISKILNDGGAVIMMSHLGRPKDGPTEKFSLKHLVNPLSLILGKTVKFADDCIGESATEQAASLQPGEVLLLENLRFYKEEEKGNEEFAGKLAKLGDVWVMDAFGTAHRAHASTAVIGKFFKDKVCGYVMQAELDNAERLLDHSERPFTAIMGGAKISDKILIIERLLDKVDNLIIGGGMSYTFSKAQGGSIGKSLLEADKQDLTLELVQKAKERGVNLILPVDTVVANDFSNDAERKVVAAGQIPDDWEGLDIGPETVKIFAEIIKNSKTVLWNGPMGVFEFPNFAIGTNAIAEAVVAVTEENDAFSLIGGGDSASAINNAGFGDRVSYVSTGGGALLEYMEGKVLPGVAALEN